Proteins found in one Amycolatopsis umgeniensis genomic segment:
- the cydD gene encoding thiol reductant ABC exporter subunit CydD: MPPLPGLRRHFGVLAVLGTLTAAAILVQADGLATLLTGGGVTWTLAAAIAVRALLAGVQGSVGGRFAAMVKAKLRNRLLGAEAEQPGEVAALVTKGIDAGDAYLTGYLPTVVLSAIVPVAVLVRLFAADLASALIITATLPLIPVFAILVGQHTKAKTAKQWALLSRLGGHFLDVVRGLGTLKVFGRAEAQAKTVRAMADAHTDATMRTLRVAFLSALVLELVATLSVALVAVPIGFRLLEGGMVVHTAVLVLLLAPEAYLPLRAAGAKFHASAEGLATLREALAVPSEESVWGSQMARRGAPRIELEKVSVAYGDEIVLSEVDMTIEAGEHVALVGPSGSGKSTLLAVLLGFVTPTSGRVLVDGVDLRELDPAPWRAGTAWVPQRPTLFTGTVEENIAMGQVPDVQAAARAAAFDEVVRGLPDGYRTRIGELGAPLSAGQRQRLGLARALARTEAGLVLLDEPTARLDAETEAAALGATRELLTGRTAVLVAHRPAMAALATRVLEVRDGFLRERELV; encoded by the coding sequence ATGCCTCCCCTTCCCGGACTGCGGCGCCATTTCGGCGTTCTGGCCGTCCTCGGCACGCTGACCGCCGCGGCGATCCTCGTCCAGGCGGACGGTCTCGCGACGCTGCTCACCGGCGGCGGCGTGACCTGGACGCTCGCGGCCGCCATCGCGGTGCGGGCGCTGCTCGCGGGCGTCCAGGGTTCCGTCGGCGGCCGGTTCGCGGCGATGGTCAAAGCCAAGCTGCGCAACCGGCTTCTCGGCGCGGAAGCGGAGCAGCCGGGCGAGGTCGCGGCCCTGGTGACCAAGGGCATCGACGCGGGCGACGCCTACTTGACGGGCTATCTGCCGACGGTCGTGCTGTCGGCGATCGTGCCGGTCGCGGTGCTCGTCCGGCTGTTCGCCGCGGATCTGGCGTCGGCGCTGATCATCACCGCGACACTGCCGCTGATCCCGGTGTTCGCGATCCTGGTCGGCCAGCACACCAAGGCGAAGACCGCCAAGCAGTGGGCACTGCTTTCCAGGCTGGGCGGGCATTTCCTCGACGTCGTGCGCGGACTGGGCACGCTCAAGGTGTTCGGGCGCGCCGAGGCGCAGGCCAAGACGGTGCGGGCGATGGCGGACGCGCACACCGACGCGACGATGCGCACGCTGCGGGTCGCGTTCCTGTCCGCGCTGGTGCTGGAACTGGTGGCGACGCTGTCGGTGGCGCTCGTCGCGGTGCCGATCGGATTCCGTCTGCTGGAAGGCGGGATGGTTGTGCACACCGCGGTGCTGGTGCTGCTGCTCGCACCCGAGGCCTACCTGCCGTTGCGGGCTGCCGGGGCGAAGTTCCATGCCAGCGCGGAGGGGCTCGCGACGCTGCGGGAGGCGCTGGCCGTGCCGTCGGAGGAGAGCGTCTGGGGATCGCAGATGGCCCGTCGCGGTGCGCCGCGGATCGAGCTGGAGAAGGTGAGCGTCGCGTACGGCGACGAGATCGTGCTGTCCGAAGTGGACATGACGATCGAGGCGGGCGAGCACGTCGCGCTCGTCGGTCCCAGCGGTTCCGGGAAGAGCACACTGCTGGCTGTCCTGCTGGGCTTCGTCACGCCGACGTCCGGCCGGGTCCTCGTCGACGGCGTCGACCTGCGCGAACTCGATCCGGCCCCGTGGCGGGCCGGGACGGCGTGGGTGCCGCAGCGGCCGACGCTGTTCACCGGGACCGTCGAGGAGAACATCGCCATGGGCCAGGTGCCGGACGTCCAGGCGGCGGCTCGCGCGGCGGCGTTCGACGAGGTCGTGCGGGGGCTGCCCGACGGCTACCGGACACGGATCGGGGAACTGGGCGCACCGCTTTCCGCCGGGCAGCGGCAACGGCTCGGGCTCGCCAGGGCGCTGGCCCGCACGGAAGCGGGCCTGGTGCTGCTCGACGAACCGACCGCGAGGCTCGACGCGGAGACCGAAGCGGCCGCGCTCGGCGCGACCCGCGAACTGCTCACCGGCCGGACGGCGGTGCTCGTGGCCCACCGGCCCGCGATGGCCGCGCTGGCCACCCGCGTCCTCGAAGTCCGTGATGGTTTCCTGAGAGAACGGGAACTGGTGTGA
- a CDS encoding cytochrome d ubiquinol oxidase subunit II, whose amino-acid sequence MVILWWCVLGFLISGYFALAGYDYGVGMLLGRLSRDEEGRRRVLGAFGPFFLANEVWLVAAVGVLFGAFPHLEGKVFSGAYLPVVALLLGLVTFTAAVQLRSRRPDAGRGAWTLAITVGAWVTAVSWGVFLGNLVLGLPLDAEGHPAGGVLAVFDPYALVWGAGFVALFALQGAAFLAVRAPADFTARANRIAKALLAPALAFLVVAVVWGAVETTASWTVLPAIVLAFGAWGAASVAVRAGRHKAALIATMVLSASPVLAVGTLRLPDALVSSVDGGFSLSLTEAATNTEMLGLLTLVLPPALVVIAAVQWVTWRRHGDRVDRRSLLHF is encoded by the coding sequence ATGGTGATCCTGTGGTGGTGTGTACTCGGTTTCCTGATCTCCGGCTATTTCGCGCTGGCGGGCTACGACTACGGCGTCGGGATGCTGCTCGGCAGGCTCAGCCGTGACGAGGAGGGGCGGCGGCGCGTGCTCGGCGCCTTCGGCCCGTTCTTCCTGGCAAACGAGGTCTGGCTGGTGGCCGCGGTCGGCGTGCTGTTCGGCGCTTTCCCGCATCTGGAAGGAAAAGTGTTCTCCGGGGCCTATCTCCCGGTCGTGGCCCTGCTGCTCGGGCTGGTCACGTTCACCGCGGCGGTGCAGTTGCGCAGCAGGCGGCCGGACGCCGGTCGCGGCGCCTGGACGCTGGCGATCACCGTCGGCGCCTGGGTGACCGCGGTGTCCTGGGGCGTCTTCCTCGGCAACCTCGTCCTCGGGCTCCCGCTCGACGCCGAGGGACATCCGGCCGGCGGTGTCCTCGCCGTGTTCGATCCGTACGCGCTGGTCTGGGGTGCCGGGTTCGTCGCGCTGTTCGCCTTGCAGGGAGCGGCTTTCCTCGCCGTCCGGGCGCCGGCCGACTTCACCGCCCGCGCGAACCGGATCGCCAAGGCACTGCTCGCGCCCGCACTCGCGTTCCTGGTCGTGGCGGTCGTCTGGGGCGCCGTCGAGACCACCGCGTCGTGGACCGTGCTGCCCGCGATCGTGCTGGCTTTCGGCGCTTGGGGCGCCGCGTCCGTCGCGGTGCGCGCGGGCAGGCACAAGGCGGCGCTGATCGCGACGATGGTGTTGTCCGCGTCGCCGGTGCTGGCCGTCGGGACACTGCGCCTGCCGGACGCATTGGTGTCCTCTGTGGACGGAGGATTCTCGCTGAGCCTGACGGAAGCGGCCACGAACACCGAAATGCTCGGCCTGCTCACCTTGGTCCTGCCGCCCGCGCTGGTGGTGATCGCCGCCGTGCAGTGGGTGACCTGGCGCAGGCACGGCGACCGCGTCGACCGGCGCTCGTTGCTGCACTTCTAG
- a CDS encoding cytochrome ubiquinol oxidase subunit I — protein MDALPIARLQFATTTSFHFLFVLLTLGLVTLVAVMQTRSAFGGKPELTRMTRFWGRLYVINYALGIVTGIVMEFQFGLTWTGLSTVAGDVFGAPLAIETLVAFFAESTFLGLWIFGFGRLNKWVHLALIWLVTLTAYASALFIMVANSFLQNPVGTHAENGVLKLDDFGALFTNPALAMSLPHVLSAALMTGGFFVVGVSAYHFIKRTKEIEFFRRSMRIGVLTSLVGAAMVIGFGFAQFGPLGEYHPGKLESPEPLVGAPLGLMIQIGFIAFLASILGTLLLYRNWITKVRPLLYLMVLAIPLPFFAAISGWLVREIGRQPWLIRGHLSTADAVASIPAGQILFSFIAFTVLFAALAIADWVLMSRVAKRGPEPEEEATAPRAELPVLSGV, from the coding sequence ATGGACGCACTCCCGATCGCGAGACTCCAGTTCGCGACGACGACCTCGTTCCACTTCCTGTTCGTTCTGCTCACACTGGGGCTCGTGACACTCGTCGCGGTGATGCAGACACGCTCCGCATTCGGCGGTAAGCCGGAACTGACGCGGATGACACGCTTCTGGGGCAGGCTTTACGTGATCAACTACGCGCTGGGAATCGTCACCGGAATCGTGATGGAATTCCAGTTCGGGCTGACCTGGACGGGCCTGTCCACGGTCGCGGGCGACGTCTTCGGCGCCCCGCTGGCCATCGAGACGCTGGTGGCGTTCTTCGCCGAATCGACCTTCCTGGGGCTGTGGATCTTCGGCTTCGGAAGGCTGAACAAGTGGGTCCACCTGGCACTGATCTGGCTGGTCACGCTGACCGCCTACGCCTCGGCGCTGTTCATCATGGTGGCGAACTCGTTCCTGCAGAACCCCGTCGGCACCCACGCCGAGAACGGCGTGCTGAAGCTCGACGACTTCGGCGCCCTGTTCACCAACCCGGCGCTGGCGATGTCGCTGCCGCACGTACTGAGCGCGGCGCTCATGACCGGCGGATTCTTCGTGGTCGGCGTCAGCGCGTACCACTTCATCAAGCGCACCAAGGAGATCGAGTTCTTCCGGCGGTCGATGCGGATCGGCGTGCTCACCTCGCTGGTCGGCGCCGCGATGGTGATCGGCTTCGGCTTCGCCCAGTTCGGCCCGCTCGGGGAGTACCACCCCGGCAAGCTCGAATCACCGGAACCGCTGGTCGGCGCCCCGCTGGGGCTCATGATCCAGATCGGTTTCATCGCCTTCCTCGCTTCGATCCTCGGCACGCTGCTGCTGTACCGGAACTGGATCACCAAGGTGCGGCCGCTGCTGTACCTGATGGTGCTGGCCATCCCGCTGCCGTTCTTCGCGGCCATCTCCGGCTGGCTGGTGCGGGAGATCGGCAGGCAGCCGTGGCTGATCCGCGGTCACCTGAGCACCGCCGACGCCGTCGCGTCGATCCCGGCCGGGCAGATCCTGTTCTCCTTCATCGCGTTCACGGTGCTGTTCGCGGCACTCGCGATCGCCGATTGGGTGCTGATGTCACGGGTCGCCAAACGCGGCCCGGAACCCGAAGAAGAGGCGACCGCGCCTCGTGCCGAACTTCCCGTCCTGAGCGGAGTCTGA
- a CDS encoding helix-turn-helix transcriptional regulator: MKADSLRGHLDALLLAVLDGRKLHGYAIIEALQLRSDGALDLPTGTVYPALRRLERAGFLASEWDVVSGRKRRTYKLTRSGQKALAAERAEWQEFTTVIGGVLGGSTA; encoded by the coding sequence ATGAAGGCCGACAGCCTGCGCGGGCACCTCGACGCGTTGCTCCTCGCCGTCCTCGACGGCCGGAAGCTGCACGGGTACGCCATCATCGAGGCGCTCCAGCTCCGCAGTGACGGTGCGCTCGACCTGCCGACGGGCACCGTCTACCCGGCGCTTCGCCGGTTGGAGCGCGCCGGATTCCTCGCCAGCGAGTGGGACGTCGTGTCCGGCCGCAAACGTCGTACGTACAAGCTCACCCGCTCCGGGCAGAAGGCGCTGGCGGCGGAACGGGCCGAATGGCAGGAGTTCACCACCGTGATCGGCGGTGTCCTCGGGGGGAGCACGGCATGA
- a CDS encoding permease prefix domain 1-containing protein, whose translation MTAIQAYIDDLDRRLSGSAGAKADLLTEARDGLHDAAEAYREGGIDGADAERRAVADFGPADLIAREYQAELGLRRDIRVLWELIVGVPMLILAWDLARVLSSGDWTRLGHPPSWYYRAIGAADILAALSPMVAVGGVIVARLLSRRREGPSIARVVSWSLAGAVGLNLLAVTMYGGATGFLEPARLIVSVPCAVLSATWILFSMRLTVAARRRRSTA comes from the coding sequence ATGACCGCCATCCAGGCGTACATCGATGATCTGGACAGACGGTTGAGCGGGTCGGCGGGGGCCAAGGCCGATCTGCTCACCGAGGCGAGGGACGGTCTGCACGACGCGGCCGAGGCCTATCGCGAGGGCGGTATCGACGGGGCGGACGCCGAACGCCGCGCCGTGGCCGACTTCGGCCCCGCCGACCTGATCGCCCGCGAGTACCAGGCGGAACTGGGACTACGGCGGGACATCCGCGTCCTGTGGGAGCTGATCGTCGGCGTCCCGATGCTGATCCTCGCCTGGGATCTCGCGCGGGTGCTGAGCTCCGGCGACTGGACGCGGCTGGGCCATCCGCCGTCCTGGTACTACCGCGCGATCGGCGCGGCCGACATCCTGGCCGCGCTGTCCCCGATGGTCGCGGTCGGCGGGGTGATCGTCGCCCGGCTGCTCTCGCGGCGGCGGGAAGGGCCGTCCATCGCCCGCGTGGTCTCGTGGTCGCTGGCCGGGGCGGTGGGGCTGAATCTTCTCGCGGTCACGATGTACGGCGGCGCGACAGGGTTCCTGGAGCCCGCCAGGCTGATCGTCAGCGTGCCGTGCGCGGTCCTGTCCGCAACCTGGATCCTGTTCAGCATGCGGCTCACGGTCGCCGCGCGGAGACGGAGAAGCACGGCATGA
- a CDS encoding permease prefix domain 1-containing protein, whose amino-acid sequence MTVIEAYLGELRTRLDGPASAKRDLLREARDGLNDAADAYREGGWSEQDAQRRAVDDFGPVHLIARDYQAELGMDSGTRTLWKLIIGVPVMQLAWEFAREWTFGDWSRLDTPTPGWYLYIAQFSHGSVFVVPVLGVFALVCMRWLSRRMDGRRLVRTAGVLIGEAVGLNLFSVALLVFATGLIDASRLFLSVPCGILMVLWVVVSVRLALLARRSWRSCATIVT is encoded by the coding sequence ATGACGGTGATCGAGGCGTACCTCGGCGAGCTGCGCACGCGGCTGGACGGTCCGGCGTCCGCGAAGCGGGATCTGCTGCGCGAGGCACGGGACGGGCTCAACGACGCCGCCGACGCGTACCGCGAGGGAGGCTGGAGCGAGCAAGACGCGCAACGGCGCGCCGTCGACGATTTCGGGCCGGTGCACCTGATCGCGCGGGACTACCAGGCCGAACTGGGGATGGACAGCGGGACCCGCACCCTGTGGAAGCTGATCATCGGCGTGCCGGTGATGCAGCTGGCCTGGGAGTTCGCCCGCGAGTGGACCTTCGGCGACTGGTCGCGGCTCGACACGCCGACACCGGGTTGGTACCTCTACATCGCCCAGTTCAGCCACGGCTCGGTGTTCGTCGTGCCGGTGCTGGGGGTGTTCGCGCTCGTCTGCATGCGCTGGCTCTCGCGGCGGATGGACGGGAGACGGCTGGTCAGGACCGCCGGCGTGCTGATCGGCGAGGCCGTCGGGTTGAACCTGTTCTCGGTGGCGCTGCTGGTGTTCGCCACCGGGCTCATCGACGCGTCACGGCTGTTCCTGTCGGTGCCGTGCGGGATCCTGATGGTGCTCTGGGTGGTGGTCAGCGTGCGACTCGCGTTGCTGGCGAGACGATCGTGGCGTTCGTGTGCCACGATCGTGACGTGA
- a CDS encoding DivIVA domain-containing protein, whose translation MTTALIYLVVMLLVAAVVFLLAAVVFGRGEELAPLPPGSSPTRLPAEDITAEDVYAVRYQMVLRGYKMSEVDWVMRRLGVEIEELRSKVAELEAEREGAR comes from the coding sequence GTGACGACCGCCCTGATCTATCTCGTAGTCATGCTGCTGGTGGCCGCGGTGGTGTTCTTGCTGGCCGCCGTGGTGTTCGGCAGGGGTGAGGAGCTGGCCCCGCTGCCCCCCGGCAGCTCGCCGACCAGGCTGCCCGCCGAGGACATCACCGCCGAAGACGTCTACGCCGTCCGCTACCAGATGGTGCTGCGCGGGTACAAGATGTCCGAAGTGGACTGGGTGATGCGGCGGCTCGGCGTCGAGATCGAAGAACTGCGGTCCAAGGTGGCCGAGCTGGAGGCCGAGCGCGAGGGCGCCAGGTGA
- a CDS encoding SRPBCC family protein gives MTDVVVSVDVAVPAGTAWLALTDWERQGEWMLGTEVKVVEGNGRSVGSKLSAFTGVAGIGFTDTMEITSWEPPLRCVVKHLGKIVQGTGVFQVIEKGPHSSTFVWAEHLRPPFGVVGRLGWPVAKPGFELGLRLCLQKFVKYAEGYRVG, from the coding sequence GTGACCGATGTCGTCGTGTCCGTCGACGTCGCGGTACCGGCCGGGACGGCTTGGCTCGCCCTGACCGACTGGGAACGCCAGGGCGAATGGATGCTCGGCACCGAGGTCAAGGTCGTCGAGGGCAACGGGCGCAGTGTGGGCTCCAAACTGTCCGCCTTCACCGGCGTCGCCGGGATCGGGTTCACCGACACCATGGAGATCACCAGCTGGGAGCCACCGCTGCGGTGCGTCGTGAAGCACCTCGGCAAGATCGTGCAGGGCACCGGGGTGTTCCAGGTGATCGAGAAGGGGCCGCATTCGTCGACGTTCGTCTGGGCGGAGCATCTGCGGCCGCCGTTCGGCGTCGTCGGACGGCTCGGCTGGCCGGTCGCGAAACCGGGATTCGAACTGGGGCTGCGGTTGTGCCTGCAGAAATTCGTGAAGTACGCGGAGGGGTACCGGGTTGGCTGA
- a CDS encoding DNA-3-methyladenine glycosylase I gives MAEAGLLGADGIKRCSWGNSAPDYVEYHDTEWGVPLHGDEELYERLCLESFQSGLSWITILRKRDSFRKAFEKFKPKKVAVFTEDDVERLMQDASIVRNRAKILAAINNARAISELDGSLDDLLWSFAPSRHKRPRTMSDVPAITDESKAMAKELKKRGFVFLGPTTCYALMQATGMVDDHVKDCFRA, from the coding sequence TTGGCTGAGGCGGGTCTGCTGGGCGCGGACGGGATCAAGCGGTGCTCGTGGGGCAACTCGGCCCCGGACTACGTGGAGTACCACGACACCGAATGGGGCGTCCCGCTCCACGGTGACGAGGAGTTGTACGAACGCTTGTGCCTGGAGTCCTTCCAGTCCGGGCTTTCGTGGATCACGATCCTGCGGAAGCGGGACTCGTTCCGGAAGGCGTTCGAGAAGTTCAAGCCGAAGAAGGTCGCCGTCTTCACCGAAGACGACGTCGAACGACTGATGCAGGACGCGTCGATCGTGCGGAACCGGGCGAAGATCCTGGCGGCGATCAACAACGCACGCGCGATCTCGGAACTCGATGGTTCGCTGGACGACCTGCTGTGGTCGTTCGCGCCCTCACGGCACAAGCGGCCTCGCACGATGAGCGACGTCCCGGCGATCACCGACGAGTCGAAGGCGATGGCGAAGGAACTCAAGAAGCGCGGCTTCGTGTTCCTGGGGCCGACGACCTGTTACGCGCTGATGCAGGCGACGGGGATGGTCGACGACCACGTGAAGGACTGCTTCCGGGCCTAG
- a CDS encoding enoyl-CoA hydratase-related protein produces the protein MTTSDVLLTADADGVRTFTLNRPQAYNSLTVELKELLLAGLTEAAADDSVRAVVLTGSGKAFCAGQDLKEHVGLLQAGDPAPLHTVKEHYNPIVKTIVGMPKPVIAAVNGPAAGAGAAFAYASDLRIAATSANFLMAFANVGLGPDSGASWTLQRLIGLGRAAELMLLARTVDAAEALTLGLVGEVVPDEELAARAQKVAAKLAAGPTVAYAKIKNVLSVAAESSLEEALAAEDDAQAALGATADHTEAVEAFVGKRKPTFQGK, from the coding sequence GTGACCACATCCGACGTTCTGCTGACCGCCGACGCCGATGGCGTGCGCACCTTCACGCTGAACCGGCCGCAGGCGTACAACTCGCTGACCGTCGAACTCAAGGAACTGCTGCTGGCGGGCCTGACCGAGGCCGCGGCCGACGACAGTGTCCGCGCGGTCGTGCTGACCGGTTCGGGCAAGGCGTTCTGCGCCGGACAGGATTTGAAGGAGCACGTCGGGCTGCTGCAGGCGGGTGACCCGGCGCCGCTACACACGGTCAAGGAGCACTACAACCCGATCGTCAAGACGATCGTCGGGATGCCGAAGCCGGTCATCGCCGCGGTGAACGGCCCGGCGGCCGGCGCGGGCGCGGCTTTCGCGTACGCGAGCGACCTCCGGATCGCGGCGACGTCGGCGAACTTCCTGATGGCGTTCGCGAACGTCGGCCTCGGCCCGGACTCGGGCGCGTCGTGGACGCTGCAGCGGCTGATCGGTCTCGGCCGCGCGGCCGAGCTGATGCTGTTGGCGCGCACGGTCGACGCGGCCGAGGCGCTGACACTCGGCCTGGTCGGCGAAGTCGTCCCGGACGAGGAATTGGCGGCCCGCGCGCAGAAGGTCGCCGCGAAGCTCGCGGCGGGCCCGACGGTCGCGTACGCGAAGATCAAGAACGTCCTGTCCGTCGCCGCCGAGTCCTCGCTCGAGGAAGCTCTCGCCGCCGAGGACGACGCGCAAGCCGCGCTCGGCGCGACCGCCGACCACACCGAGGCCGTCGAGGCCTTCGTGGGCAAGCGCAAGCCGACCTTCCAGGGCAAGTAG
- a CDS encoding DUF3117 domain-containing protein yields the protein MAAMKPRTGDGPLEVTKEGRGLVMRVPLEGGGRLVVELSAEEAKDLGAALQEVTG from the coding sequence ATGGCGGCCATGAAGCCCCGGACCGGAGATGGTCCCCTCGAAGTGACTAAGGAGGGGCGGGGCCTCGTGATGCGCGTACCACTCGAAGGTGGTGGGCGCCTCGTCGTCGAACTCTCCGCGGAAGAAGCGAAGGATCTCGGCGCGGCCTTGCAGGAGGTCACCGGCTGA
- a CDS encoding leucyl aminopeptidase family protein — MRNPLPPVPGKLLELEVSDDLRRGTPLATLIAAPSEEDGDAGLAEIGGVRPTGKAGDVQTVPTGRVRWLAGVGDGEPRQYRKAGAALVRAVSAALDEDVKAGQKAFRGFAVELPEDVGAEHLEELAFGLLLGGYRFTVTADEPKPSLRTVRLLTRYERAVPAYEKALERIRELAAAASFARDLANAPSNIKTPAWLADTAARVAGGIPNLTVSVRDEKWLAEQGFGGVLAVGGGSAAPPRLIELEYRPRGAATHLLLVGKGITFDTGGLSIKPADGMHLMRTDMAGGAAIIAAVRAIAALRLPVKVTGLVPAAENHVSGSSYRPGDIVRHYGGKTTEVGNTDAEGRMVLADALVYGIKKHKPDAVIDAATLTGAMKVSLGVRTGGLFATDDALAERVTKAGERVGEAWWRMPLLEDLAETVQGSLGDIRQAPGGPGGIVAALFLREFVGDVPWAHLDIAGPARADKTYADVVPGATGFAARTLVELVASYA, encoded by the coding sequence GTGCGTAACCCGCTACCCCCCGTTCCGGGGAAGCTGCTCGAACTCGAAGTCTCGGACGACCTGCGGCGCGGTACGCCGCTGGCCACGCTGATCGCGGCGCCGTCCGAAGAGGACGGTGACGCCGGGCTCGCGGAGATCGGCGGCGTGCGGCCCACCGGCAAGGCCGGGGACGTGCAGACCGTGCCGACCGGCCGCGTCCGCTGGCTGGCGGGCGTCGGCGACGGCGAACCGCGGCAGTACCGCAAGGCCGGCGCCGCGCTGGTCCGCGCCGTCTCGGCGGCGCTGGACGAGGACGTCAAGGCGGGCCAGAAGGCGTTCCGCGGCTTCGCCGTCGAACTGCCCGAGGACGTGGGCGCCGAGCACCTCGAGGAGCTGGCTTTCGGGCTGCTGCTCGGCGGCTACCGGTTCACCGTGACCGCCGACGAGCCGAAGCCGAGCCTGCGGACCGTGCGTTTGCTCACTCGCTACGAACGCGCCGTGCCCGCGTACGAGAAGGCGCTCGAGCGGATCCGTGAACTCGCCGCGGCCGCCTCGTTCGCCCGCGACCTGGCGAACGCGCCGTCGAACATCAAGACTCCCGCCTGGCTCGCCGACACCGCCGCGCGCGTCGCCGGCGGCATCCCGAACCTGACCGTTTCGGTCCGGGACGAGAAGTGGCTGGCGGAGCAGGGCTTCGGCGGCGTCCTCGCCGTCGGCGGCGGTTCGGCGGCTCCGCCGCGGCTGATCGAGCTGGAGTACCGGCCACGCGGGGCGGCGACGCATCTGCTGCTGGTCGGCAAGGGCATCACCTTCGACACCGGTGGTCTTTCGATCAAACCGGCTGACGGCATGCACCTCATGCGCACCGACATGGCGGGCGGCGCGGCGATCATCGCCGCGGTCCGCGCGATCGCCGCGCTGCGCCTGCCGGTCAAGGTGACCGGGCTGGTGCCCGCCGCCGAGAACCACGTGTCCGGTTCGTCGTACCGGCCCGGCGACATCGTCCGGCACTACGGCGGCAAGACGACCGAGGTGGGCAACACCGACGCCGAGGGCCGCATGGTCCTGGCCGACGCGCTCGTCTACGGCATCAAGAAGCACAAACCGGACGCCGTGATCGACGCGGCGACGCTGACCGGCGCCATGAAGGTCTCGCTCGGCGTCCGGACCGGTGGCCTGTTCGCCACCGACGACGCGCTCGCGGAGCGGGTCACGAAGGCGGGCGAGCGGGTCGGCGAGGCTTGGTGGCGGATGCCGCTGCTGGAGGACCTCGCCGAGACCGTGCAGGGTTCGCTCGGCGACATCCGGCAGGCGCCGGGCGGCCCCGGCGGCATCGTCGCGGCGTTGTTCCTGCGGGAGTTCGTCGGCGACGTGCCGTGGGCGCACCTCGACATCGCCGGCCCCGCGCGGGCCGACAAGACCTACGCCGACGTCGTCCCGGGAGCCACCGGATTCGCGGCGCGGACGCTGGTCGAGCTGGTCGCTTCTTACGCCTGA
- a CDS encoding phosphatase PAP2 family protein, producing MYDDIVEMAGESPSWLQASGVLFTDAGMLIFAALMVWVLWRSRTSPTRIAVSLLMPTAAAIAYVISEGAKSVIREDRPCRGLVTLVDCPPVGDWSFPSNHSTVAAAAAVGLALAWRRLAPWVLPLALLMGFSRVFVGAHYPHDVLAGLVLGSVTAWLVFRYLKGPATGIARRLTAHAGDAPTQPMPRVRPRGDSKGPLLPPRR from the coding sequence ATGTACGACGACATCGTGGAGATGGCGGGCGAGAGCCCCAGCTGGCTTCAGGCCTCAGGCGTCCTCTTCACCGACGCGGGAATGCTGATCTTCGCCGCTCTGATGGTCTGGGTCCTCTGGCGGTCCCGCACCTCGCCCACCCGAATCGCGGTGTCGCTGCTGATGCCCACCGCCGCGGCGATCGCGTACGTGATCAGCGAAGGCGCGAAGAGCGTGATCCGGGAAGACCGGCCGTGCCGAGGCCTCGTCACGCTCGTCGACTGCCCACCGGTCGGCGACTGGTCCTTCCCGAGCAACCACTCCACGGTCGCGGCGGCGGCCGCCGTCGGACTCGCCCTCGCCTGGCGAAGGCTCGCGCCGTGGGTGCTCCCGCTCGCCCTGCTGATGGGCTTCTCCCGGGTTTTCGTCGGCGCGCACTACCCGCACGACGTGCTCGCCGGACTCGTCCTCGGCTCCGTGACGGCGTGGCTCGTGTTCCGGTACCTGAAAGGCCCCGCGACCGGGATCGCCCGACGGCTCACCGCGCACGCCGGTGACGCGCCGACCCAGCCCATGCCCAGGGTCCGCCCGCGGGGCGATAGCAAAGGTCCCTTGCTCCCGCCCCGCAGGTGA